The following nucleotide sequence is from Aspergillus luchuensis IFO 4308 DNA, chromosome 1, nearly complete sequence.
GTGCTTCTTTTGGTTTGGGTCCTCGTttggttgttgtcgttgattTTGTTGTGGCTTTGGCTTTGGGTTTGctggtggctgctgcggcggttgatgatgatgatgctggggcagcggcagtggaggaggttcGGCTCGGTGGTTTGAAGGGGAGTTGTCTGCGCTTTTGCGCGGGTTTTCGTTCGGAAGGCATGGTGTGTTGGGTCTTTATTTTGATGGTCCTTGCTTTTGGTGGTTCAATTGACGATAAGGTGGTCTTCGTCGCGGGGAttcgatcttcttgcgcGGATGCGCGGGTCCGTGACGCGTGGTCAGGTGATTTGCTTTCTATACAATCTATGTGAGTTTATCATCTTTGTTAGTTCTCAGTCTTTCATGGTGAGAGAGGTAGTTGATTGGTGACTGTACTATTCCCACTTGATATGGTCTGCATCATTTGCAGCATGAGGTTGGTTCTTTGTATCGAACTACACGATTACTTGGACATGATATATATGAGCGGTAGTAATCGATCTAGTTCATCTATTGAAGTGGGAAAGAATATCCCACCCCATCACTGTAAAACTAACCTTCAATCTCACCAAATAAAATCAATCTATGCAACAGCAATCAATAAACCCGATACAGGCATTCAGTCGTCAGCCGGCGTCACCACTGTAACATCAAGTCCCGACTTCTCTAATATCTCCCTTGAGCGAGCCCACTCCACGCCAAACAACCCAGAGTTGAACCGACACGACCAGAGATCAAGAAGTCTACCCTCTTGGTCTTCAATGTGATCAAGTTGTCTCTTCATATCTGCAATGGCAAGCTCGGTGTTCTCCAGCACTATATCTTCAGGACTGACCATCCTTCCGAGCCCTCTTGACGTGAAAAGGCAGATTATCCAATGGCGTTTCCTGCGGTCATTCTCATAATCTCTCTTCTGTGGTGGAATTATGAGAGCAGTCCCCTCTGGCAGTTGAGCTTTTCGTGTGCCATCGCTTGTTGTGATAGTATTGTATCTGGGCTTGGAAGAAAATTGTCGGCAGTGGGATCGATAAACCTCATATGCAGCGGGGTACTGTCAAGCTTTAGTCAGATTTGCATAGCACCCTAGGTGAAATACTTCGAGGGACGCACATTGCTTCGGAAGACTCTTGCTATTCCCTTCCCCCAGGTGCCACGGCAGTTACATGCATCTGTTTCCATCATTTAGTTACATTCATATTCGTAGATAGAGAAACGTACGGATCAGCGCTGCTCCCTCTGGAGCATCGAACAGGCTACCTTGAATCTCTAAGAGACCCCCTGTAGTGCTTCTTGGCTCCATACGTACTGAGTGTgctctgtgtgtgtgtgtgtgcgcgtgTGTGATGATATGATCCACCGTTCTTTCGAGAGCAACAGGACGACCAAGTACCAGACAAGGATTAAAAAAAGGGTTTGAATCACGGGCGTTATTCGAATTATCAGCGGTAGTAAAGAGGCCAATAGACAAAACAAAATTGAATTCAAAGAAGGTAGCTACCGTGAATACAATCGATCACCGCTGAAACTTCCGCACAGTTTGCTCATGGTGGCAATAAGTGACCTGTTAAGGAAATACAAAAGGCTCGTTGGATGGCGAAAGTGAATGATAATGACAAAGAGCGTAAGTACAACATGAACAAGAGAATTGTTTTGGGGTAATGGTCACGTCAATGTAGGCTACTACCGCGTATCCCCGGACTTTCCATTCCGCTCTGAACCTTGACGGTTAAGAAAATGACGGAAGCCCCTGGATTTTGTACCTGACTTCGACTTGACATCGCTATCCGTAGCATCACTTGCTAGTGACTCTTTGCCCTGCGATGGCGCCTGTGTGCCACCACAAGCCCAGGAAGATGTAGTTGCAACTGAAATAGGCGCGCTCTGCGAGCTGGTGGATTTCAGTCTCCGACTCATGGTTCGTGAGACGGTTTTGAATAGACCAGAGCCGTGATCTGGGGAAGAGCGCTCCAAACGGGCAATTTCACCCATCATTGTCACTCCGTTGGTCGCGAAGTTCTCTTCTGGAATTGGAATATATAAGATGACTCCTCGGTTTGGAGCCACATGGAGGATTTCTTGCAGTGCTGCCTGGATCAGAATGGTGCTACGAAGGTTGGTTATCGGTGCGATGAGGTATGGCAGCGCAAAGACTTTCATCAGGTAGGCTGGTAGATTTACTCTCCCGAATTGGATACACGCGTCTTCTTGAATAGTGGTCATCATAAGTGTTTCGGATTTCTGGAAGATGCGTGCCATATGGGACGAAATGTTCGAGACAAGCGACTCCATTTCTTTGACCTGCACCTGGGGTCAGAACTATACAATGATCATACTCTCAttgctggggttgatgaGCAGATATAGACCATCACGCACCTTGGTGTTAACCTTTATCTCTACCACCACAACCGAATCCTGGCTGATCTGGGTTCTGGGTGAGGTCAACGGACCCCTTGTGCTAAAGGCGTCTTCGAAGTACTGGCTTTTCGTTCGAGTCATCGGCTTCTCCTCAACACTCTTCCGCTCTACATGAGCTGGCTTGACATCCAGAGGTGCACCGCCAGTCAGAGCAGAAATCGgggcctcatcatcatccttctcttctaaGAACATGGATGGCCTCACAGGTGCCCTTTCTAGTTTATTCTTCTGCTTGAGTGTTGCCTCGGAGACATTAACTGATGCAAATGCTTGAAACGTGACAGGTGACTGGAGAACAGGTACTGGTGGTGATATACTGCCGGACGACGTGTTCGACAAATCGTTACGCCGTCTTCGCAGGGAAAAGTCAATCCTGTGGCGCCTTGCGGTCATTGCGGCGTAGATGTTTATGAAGTTCGTAAAGATTGCCCGCTATTTCTTTGCTGCAGTATAAGAAGTTATGTAGGACTGACTTAGATTCCTTGCGATGATTGTTGAGGCGCTGATCAGACGGGAGATATGATACTTCTAAGAGGTAGTACTTCCTGCCATTACTGGCTCCCAACACGGTAAATTATATCTTTGTAGATAGGCAGGTACTAGCCATCACAACCACTAGGGCTGCCCGGTACGCCCAGAAGGCAGCCACGGATCAGCCTTGCCATACACGGGTGTCCACCGACCAGTTGCACGAGGCTCACGATAGAATAATCACATCCCAGTCATAATCGCCAGTCCGCATCATGTAAACCGACAAACACACTCAAGCCAAAAACCCAAGATAGTCAAAGGCAGAGTTGCCACTCAAGAATATCTTGTCGATTCTCCGTCTCCTGTCCCACACGATCTCTCCATCCGACCGACGTTTGATATAGAGGATCCGGTGTTGAGGAATGAATTCCTCGTCGgttgtctctttcttccacgCATTGAAACCAGACTCCAAGCGTCCTTCGAATCGATCTTCATACCCAATAACGTAATTGGTACCATCGAAGGCAGGGTCCCAGATAATACGGTTGATTATGTCTGTGATTGAATTAGCGACCCTGCCAGGAAACCAGTCTTGAAATATACCTGCTGCAGGGCGAAGTCTATTCTCCACAGGCTCCGGCTTCTGTGATCCTAACGTGACAGAGTTATACTCCGTCTCGAAGGAAGTAGGCGTTGGTGTTCTTGATTGAGCATTCGGCTGGGGTGTCGAGCTACGCTCGTAGTCCTGCTCCAGGGCATCCTGAACTTTCTGCTGCGTCTCGGTCGATGGTTCTGAAGCCATGATCTCAATAGCTATCACACTCTTCGGTTCTGGTACTGTCCTGGAAATGTTGATTGTATGCTGAGATGATTGAAGACATGTTCACAGGttatatattcttgctaAAAAATAGTGCGACATAACCAAAGGCCATCAACTGGAAGTCTACTATGTTGCTCATATTGCCAATTCCAACAATCTGTGTAAGCATGATCAAAGTATGTTGCATGGGAGGCCTGATAGATCCACCGCATCGCATCAGATCACGTACTATACTGATGCCCTGGATGCTCGCCGTAGTCTGAAACGGGAAAGTGAGTCGAATAAACGTGGCTTAGCGCACTCCTGGGATGGAAATATGACTCATGATCGAGTGTATACATTATGAGTGATGTTGAGTCAGACTTGGCAATTAACTGTTTGACCATAGGAGGAGTTTAGAGGAGAAGCAACATCGAGTAGCATCAGGTGCAAAAAATGCAAGTCAAGTGTTTCCGAAGAAAGGGAAtgtaataatagtataatgGAGTACTCGGTAATAAGGAGTACTCGGTAATAAGGAGTACTCGGTAATAAACAAAAAAGGAATTTTGAGCTCCGAtagggggaatcgaacccccggCTGCCGTGTGAGAGACGGCGATGTTAGCCACTACACCATATCGGATCTTGTTGAAGGACGGAGCTAACTTTTGCAACATAAGCCGTGGCCTAAAGTTCTGATCATTAAATCCATGCTAGTTGTTGGATTGACTAGCATTGAATATGGAAGAACACCCAGGCTGTAAAACGGAATGGAAAGTAAGACTGAATTCTAAGAACAATCTCTAAATGTGCGGGCGGCAGAACCCCGCGTCCTCAAGGTACACAGTCTTGGCTCCAACGGAAGTCGGGTCTCCTCACGCGGCGGACCGAAACCAACTGTTTCAACCCGCATTCGCGCGCAAACGCGTCTACCTAAGAAGTCCGAAACCTCCTTCACCCCTCAATACGAAATCAAGATCATGAACCCTGACAGGAAGATATCAGGATGAGTGACGCGACAACTTCCCTGCTCACAGAGCATTTCAGCTATACGCCCCTAGTTCGTATGGCCCTTTGGCGACGCGCTGTTGAAAACAACCCAAGCTGACTCGGCGCAGTCTCTCATAGATGACATTATCAACTCGATCAACAACTTAATCTATCAAGCTATTTCAAGTCTAGAAACAGGTCTACTGGGCACGCCTCCGGAGCGTCTGGGTTTCTCGCATGCGAACAATGGCTCGACTATACCTGACACCGACGAAGACGGGAATGTTATCTACCCAGAAGCACAGCTGGAAATCGAAAATGGACTACATCGGCTAGAAACACTGCTCGAGGCGACAGTCGACAAAACTTTCGATAAGTTTGAGCTTTTCGTGCTGCGCAATACGTTCAAGGTACCCGACGATCTGATGGGATGGATTCGGCTGAAGCACTACGAGGTATGTTGACCTATCAAGCTTCCAgctccccttctcttctaACCAGCTTGTCTCCCGATTAGAATCTGAACTTGGAGCCCCCCTCCGATGCCCCCACTCCAGAGACGATTTCCGCCCAGCGGAAGAAGTTACACGAAACCAAGAAGTTGAATCGGGTGCTGAAACAGGAAAGCGCACGTAATGAGGCCGTAATTGCTCAGTTACGCTCCATCCTGTCGAATGCGCAGACCGCAAAACAGGAGAATGGTGTCACGCCCAACGGTCAACCAAACCTGGACTTGTCTTTCTTGACTTCTAGCCCAGCTGCACAGCAGCTACGTGTCGGTGCCGCTACCGGATCAAACACCCAACATACGCCGATCACCACGAACGCTACGTTCATATTGTCTCAGCTCCCTGCTCTACAAGCGCTGCTTAAGGAGCTCCGGCCGAAATTGGCGACTCTACCACAGTCCGGAGATAAACTGGATACGGAACCCAAAGCCGATGCGAGACGCGAGTACATTGAGAGCAGGGTTAGGCTGCACCTCGAAAGGGCAGGTCAGTTGGCGGTCGGTAGTGATACTACCACCGTCGTTGCCGGCCGTAAGATTGATATTGCAGAGGCACAGGCTCTCGAGGCCGTTACGGGAATGCTTACGCAAGGTGACAAGAAATCAGCTTAAAGACATGAACCGAGAAACACTGGAATGGTTCTTTGTCCCAGTTCCATCAAGGAGATCTATTTTCACTCAGTCAACCGAATTCATGCAGACCACGACACGCTCCATGTCTGCTGGTCCCGTCTGAATGGAACAACATCCACCTTGTCCGACTTCAAGATGTTCGGgatcttctcatccttcttatcgatgacgatgaactCCTTCTGCTCTTCGCCAATGCCATAGAAATTGCGACCAAACTTGCTCATGAAACCCTCAATAATCTCGGGGGTgatgtcttcctccttcaagaCGCCATTCTGGCAAGCTTGCTCGAACGCGTCGATGACAAGCTGGGTGGTGTGGGGCTGAGTGAACACACCGGCTGCGATCTTATCGCCTCCTCTCTTGGACACGGCCGGGTGAGGTGCGCTGTCGGATCCGAAGAAGAACTTGGGGTTACCGGAGGCTGCTGCGCGCAAAAGGGCATCACGATCCGCGGGCGTCTTGGCGACCGGCTTGCAGAAGCAGAACGGATCTCCAGCCCAGGAGTCGATGATGATCGACAGGTGATGGGCCGTGACTAGAACAGCTGTTAGTGTACGATTATCCAGCTATGGAAAGAGTCCTCACTTGTTCCGGCAACAGTAGGGCCACACTTCTTGACAGCCTCAACCGcagcggcggtggtgcagTGCTCGAGAATGATCCTCAGCTTGGGAAATTTCTCGTGCAGCTGGAGCAGGGTTGGCAGGAAGCGCTCCTCTGCTGTCAAAACGGTCACATCGCCCTTGGATGGGACTTCACCGTGCAGGTTGAGGATCATATCCTGACGCTCCATCTCAGCGAAGACGGGGTAGAACTGAGTGTAGTCGATGACGCCCGAGGAGGAGTTAGTAGTGACACCGGCCGGGTAACTCTTGACGCCAGTGATGCCGCGCTTCTTGGCATCGATGATGGTCTCCGGGGTGATAGTCTCATGGAGATACAGAGACATGAGATAGTTCACATTGGGCTCAATGGCCTGCAGACGCTGCTTGTACTCAAGCGCGCGGTCAACGGTGGTCACGGGAGGGACCAAGTTCGGCTGGTGAAAGACATCCAAGTTACTATATTGTCCCAATTGCAATGCAGCAGTTCCACCAACCACATATAAATATGGTCAGAAGTTCAAAGCGGTATAGAGTGTTGAATTTACCATAACAAAAACGGTGTTGACACCACCCTGTCTAATAGTAGGAGTAACAAGCTCCATCATATCACCATCGCGAAGATGCACTTAATTCCACCAATCCCAATTAGCCAAATCGAAACAATCCTAAGCGCAATCGCCCCCCTCAACAACGGATACAATTGGCACTTTTATCCAAACAGAAAATAGTACGCACCATGAAAGTCCGCGGAAGCGGGGAGCTTCACGCCCTGCAGCTTGGAGAGAGGCATTCTTTTTCCCGAACAATAGTAGAACTTTGAGTACCGAGGTATAACCAAATTAGGTCTGAAGATTCGAGGAAACAGCATGAAACAAATACTGAATCCAATCAATGATGTATTATAATAGTCAATATCTGGGGGAAATCAACTACGTACAAGAAATTCCCATGGACCGGTTTTTCCCCGCCAATTTTTTGTCGCGGGGGAATTTGGGATCCATGACCGCCTTGCTTGTGATTGGTTGATGTGGGGTGTGGGCATGTGATGTCACGGGGGTTGTCCGCGGTGGTTGACATCCTGGCGCTTACTACTCCTAAGTAAATACTAACTAGGGAGTCTTCCACATCGCGTCGCTCCGAAAGGCTCGGGATGTGGAGGGTACCTTACAATGATACAGGCGGTTTTCAAGATTATCGTGTGCTATGGACTAACGAATAGCCGTTACACTCATCGTAATTTAGTGTTCTGATGACTGAGAGCCAATACTCCCTCGCTTACCGTCAAATGATTACGGCCTTGATCACTGTGGAGAACAGACTCTACATCTACTTACATTGAGTTATTTGCTTACCCTCCAGGACTACAGTTCATCCGCCTACTTACAACCAATGGCAAAAGCTTCAGTTTGGTGAAAATCACGCACAAGTCGTATTCAAAAGAGTGCTATCATTCTTAACTTGGAAGCTTTATCACGAAACACACAGTGCCTTCAATCTCTCGAGACTCACCACATCATCCTGTCATCTCCTGTGGCATCTATACCAGAGCTCACCTAGAATTGGCCTCCAGTAGGCTGGCTACCACTGGGCTGACCACCACTGGGCTGACCACCACTAGGCTGGCTGCCACCAGACTGACCACCACCGGGAGTGGAAGAGTCGtcatcaacagcaacaccaccgcTGGAGGTGTAGATGAAGCTGTAGTTAGGGTCATAGGTGGCAGACACATTGACAGCGACAGTCACCCATCCGAAGAGACCATCGTCCAAGCTGTCTCCAAGGTAGACGTAGTTCAAGACAGGGTCAGAGTCGGAGTTTTCAGTCT
It contains:
- the POA1_1 gene encoding ADP-ribose 1''-phosphate phosphatase (COG:S;~EggNog:ENOG410PNTE;~InterPro:IPR002589,IPR043472;~PFAM:PF01661) → MEPRSTTGGLLEIQGSLFDAPEGAALIHACNCRGTWGKGIARVFRSNYPAAYEVYRSHCRQFSSKPRYNTITTSDGTRKAQLPEGTALIIPPQKRDYENDRRKRHWIICLFTSRGLGRMVSPEDIVLENTELAIADMKRQLDHIEDQEGRLLDLWSCRFNSGLFGVEWARSREILEKSGLDVTVVTPADD
- the POA1_2 gene encoding MIF domain protein (COG:S;~EggNog:ENOG410PNTE;~InterPro:IPR001398,IPR014347;~PFAM:PF01187), coding for MTARRHRIDFSLRRRRNDLSNTSSGSISPPVPVLQSPVTFQAFASVNVSEATLKQKNKLERAPVRPSMFLEEKDDDEAPISALTGGAPLDVKPAHVERKSVEEKPMTRTKSQYFEDAFSTRGPLTSPRTQISQDSVVVVEIKVNTKVKEMESLVSNISSHMARIFQKSETLMMTTIQEDACIQFGRVNLPAYLMKVFALPYLIAPITNLRSTILIQAALQEILHVAPNRGVILYIPIPEENFATNGVTMMGEIARLERSSPDHGSGLFKTVSRTMSRRLKSTSSQSAPISVATTSSWACGGTQAPSQGKESLASDATDSDVKSKSGTKSRGFRHFLNRQGSERNGKSGDTR
- a CDS encoding DUF504 domain-containing protein (COG:S;~EggNog:ENOG410Q24J;~InterPro:IPR040459;~PFAM:PF04457), coding for MASEPSTETQQKVQDALEQDYERSSTPQPNAQSRTPTPTSFETEYNSVTLGSQKPEPVENRLRPAADIINRIIWDPAFDGTNYVIGYEDRFEGRLESGFNAWKKETTDEEFIPQHRILYIKRRSDGEIVWDRRRRIDKIFLSGNSAFDYLGFLA
- a CDS encoding MIND complex subunit MTW1 (BUSCO:EOG09264DY4;~COG:S;~EggNog:ENOG410PMW0;~InterPro:IPR008685;~PFAM:PF05859;~go_component: GO:0000775 - chromosome, centromeric region [Evidence IEA];~go_component: GO:0005634 - nucleus [Evidence IEA];~go_process: GO:0000278 - mitotic cell cycle [Evidence IEA]), with the protein product MSDATTSLLTEHFSYTPLSLIDDIINSINNLIYQAISSLETGLLGTPPERLGFSHANNGSTIPDTDEDGNVIYPEAQLEIENGLHRLETLLEATVDKTFDKFELFVLRNTFKVPDDLMGWIRLKHYENLNLEPPSDAPTPETISAQRKKLHETKKLNRVLKQESARNEAVIAQLRSILSNAQTAKQENGVTPNGQPNLDLSFLTSSPAAQQLRVGAATGSNTQHTPITTNATFILSQLPALQALLKELRPKLATLPQSGDKLDTEPKADARREYIESRVRLHLERAGQLAVGSDTTTVVAGRKIDIAEAQALEAVTGMLTQGDKKSA
- a CDS encoding dihydroorotase (BUSCO:EOG092649QJ;~COG:F;~EggNog:ENOG410PGPI;~InterPro:IPR004721,IPR006680,IPR002195,IPR032466;~MEROPS:MER0061068;~PFAM:PF01979;~go_function: GO:0004151 - dihydroorotase activity [Evidence IEA];~go_function: GO:0016787 - hydrolase activity [Evidence IEA];~go_function: GO:0016812 - hydrolase activity, acting on carbon-nitrogen (but not peptide) bonds, in cyclic amides [Evidence IEA];~go_process: GO:0019856 - pyrimidine nucleobase biosynthetic process [Evidence IEA]), which gives rise to MLFPRIFRPNLVIPRYSKFYYCSGKRMPLSKLQGVKLPASADFHVHLRDGDMMELVTPTIRQGGVNTVFVMPNLVPPVTTVDRALEYKQRLQAIEPNVNYLMSLYLHETITPETIIDAKKRGITGVKSYPAGVTTNSSSGVIDYTQFYPVFAEMERQDMILNLHGEVPSKGDVTVLTAEERFLPTLLQLHEKFPKLRIILEHCTTAAAVEAVKKCGPTVAGTITAHHLSIIIDSWAGDPFCFCKPVAKTPADRDALLRAAASGNPKFFFGSDSAPHPAVSKRGGDKIAAGVFTQPHTTQLVIDAFEQACQNGVLKEEDITPEIIEGFMSKFGRNFYGIGEEQKEFIVIDKKDEKIPNILKSDKVDVVPFRRDQQTWSVSWSA